One Candidatus Zixiibacteriota bacterium genomic window carries:
- a CDS encoding PAS domain S-box protein — translation MEASTKTSLSGLIARNLTTYKITVSIIFGLLGFVINLYSISFSFPPYTATVLIGLLFPMLIARTWGWKYGLLSALAGGCQSIWWLWGPSNGYAVFLVVPPFTLWVVWHGLCAELRNKRKNHKWWLSAYAVEIPFRILSTISLLTLARWAITFNPPSWSWASSASNTIPLQFSVFVAVKQFVIGYIILLLADVLLNFRFIRRFFILEKKGNHANTGYVISASLLFGVLFWIIDSFLGCLIFHPENTFFDLLALNIPLYIFYIRIAFILACLTGGVLVSKFLRKKHESKEALRKQEAQLRAVLDNTIIHVWSFDGVQYLYQSKEWYRYTGQDPDLPRTIKRWTEVIHPDDVDETVKSWLKAWNSKGIYDDHFRIKNTNSEYRLFHSHAVPIYDENGNFQHYQGYNIDVTEQKRVEEDLRESESKHKRLHSMLRLMSDNLPDLIWTKDIEGKFLFVNKACSEILLDAKNTDEPIGKTDTYFAERMMKSHPEIPDYLSFGKKCVESDLTVLTTKKPMRFDESGNVKSKFLYLDVYKALFNDENGKIIGTVGCARIVTKERQMEKELRKNEEKMRSLFENSPYAILVTDINAKICDCNQTALDINGISSKDKLTGKNIIDLISNKDKQRIMESIKKLTKQNYLRYEEYMILAIDGREFHGEISANVTRDSNGKPLYFIIIYRDITKRKKAEEERRLMMEQMQHVQKLESLGVLAGGIAHDFNNILMGVLGNADLVLNKLQLDSPIHKNIINIKTAAKRAAGLCDQMLTYSGKCQTTIQSLNLNQVIEEMAQLLKISISKKSILKCSFADNLPPVKGDATQISQVAMNLITNASEALGDKGGVITISTGCKEYNSAYLNKTFLGKELLEGAYVFLEVSDNGCGIDKEKISKIFDPFFSTKFTGRGLGLAAVLGIVKGHGGTLDIKSEIGKGTTFRVLFPCSNSPVNKIVEKKHNFKDWQIGGSILVIDDEEDICSVAKDMLELIGFKVITANDGQNAIKIFRQNTEEIVLVLLDMTMPYMSGEEVFNEIRKIKSKARIIISSGYNEYNIKKHFADMELDGFIKKPYQLEALKEIVYEVLTQKNELQVEHPVYN, via the coding sequence TTGGATTGTTGTTTCCGATGCTTATAGCCCGCACTTGGGGTTGGAAATATGGTTTATTATCAGCCTTGGCCGGCGGTTGTCAATCAATATGGTGGCTATGGGGTCCCAGTAATGGCTACGCCGTATTTTTGGTTGTCCCCCCCTTTACATTGTGGGTTGTTTGGCATGGTTTATGTGCTGAATTACGTAATAAGCGAAAAAACCATAAATGGTGGTTAAGCGCTTATGCTGTCGAGATTCCATTCAGGATATTAAGCACTATAAGTTTATTAACGCTGGCCAGATGGGCTATTACATTTAATCCGCCATCCTGGAGTTGGGCTTCGAGTGCGTCTAATACAATCCCGCTGCAGTTTTCCGTCTTTGTGGCTGTAAAGCAGTTTGTAATAGGATATATAATTTTACTGCTTGCTGATGTTTTATTAAATTTTAGATTTATAAGAAGATTCTTTATATTGGAGAAAAAAGGCAACCATGCGAATACAGGTTATGTTATAAGCGCTTCGCTATTATTTGGCGTTCTCTTTTGGATTATTGACAGCTTTCTCGGCTGTCTGATATTTCATCCTGAGAATACTTTTTTTGATTTGCTTGCCTTGAATATTCCCCTGTATATATTCTATATAAGAATTGCTTTTATTCTCGCTTGTTTAACAGGCGGAGTATTGGTATCAAAATTCTTACGCAAAAAACATGAAAGCAAAGAGGCTTTGAGGAAACAAGAGGCACAGCTTCGAGCTGTTCTCGACAATACCATTATACATGTCTGGTCTTTTGATGGAGTGCAGTATCTCTACCAAAGTAAAGAATGGTACCGCTATACCGGACAGGACCCGGATTTACCGCGGACTATTAAAAGATGGACTGAGGTTATTCACCCTGATGATGTGGATGAAACTGTTAAATCATGGCTTAAAGCCTGGAATAGTAAGGGCATATATGATGACCATTTCCGAATAAAAAATACCAATAGCGAATACAGACTGTTTCACAGTCATGCGGTTCCTATATATGATGAGAACGGCAATTTCCAACATTATCAGGGATACAATATCGATGTTACCGAGCAAAAGCGGGTGGAGGAAGACCTACGCGAGAGCGAGAGCAAGCACAAGCGTCTGCATTCCATGCTCAGATTAATGAGTGACAATCTACCGGATCTTATATGGACTAAAGATATAGAAGGCAAATTTCTTTTTGTGAATAAAGCCTGTTCAGAAATACTGCTCGATGCAAAAAATACCGATGAACCTATAGGTAAAACAGATACATACTTTGCCGAGAGGATGATGAAATCTCATCCGGAAATCCCTGACTACCTTTCTTTTGGGAAGAAATGTGTTGAATCAGACCTGACAGTTTTAACAACCAAGAAACCGATGAGGTTTGATGAATCCGGTAATGTAAAAAGTAAGTTTCTATACCTTGATGTCTATAAAGCGCTCTTTAATGATGAGAATGGAAAAATTATAGGAACAGTGGGCTGTGCAAGAATTGTTACAAAAGAAAGACAGATGGAAAAAGAACTTCGTAAAAATGAGGAGAAGATGCGTTCTCTCTTTGAAAATTCACCTTACGCTATTTTAGTTACTGATATAAATGCAAAGATATGTGATTGCAACCAAACAGCATTAGATATTAATGGTATTTCTTCTAAAGATAAACTAACCGGAAAGAACATTATAGATTTAATATCCAACAAAGACAAACAAAGAATAATGGAGAGTATAAAAAAGCTCACTAAACAAAATTATTTAAGATATGAAGAATACATGATTTTAGCTATAGATGGCAGGGAATTTCATGGAGAGATTTCAGCTAATGTTACCCGTGATTCTAACGGCAAACCTTTATATTTCATTATAATATACAGAGATATAACGAAGCGCAAGAAAGCCGAAGAGGAACGCCGGTTGATGATGGAGCAAATGCAGCATGTACAAAAACTGGAAAGCCTTGGTGTTTTGGCAGGAGGCATCGCTCACGATTTCAACAACATACTGATGGGAGTGCTCGGCAATGCAGACCTTGTTTTAAATAAACTTCAGCTTGATTCGCCTATTCATAAAAATATAATAAACATCAAAACAGCGGCAAAGCGCGCGGCTGGTCTATGTGATCAAATGCTAACCTATTCGGGCAAATGTCAAACAACTATCCAATCGCTTAATCTCAATCAGGTCATAGAAGAAATGGCGCAGCTGCTTAAAATCTCAATTTCAAAGAAAAGTATTCTTAAATGCAGTTTTGCTGATAATCTTCCACCTGTTAAAGGTGATGCTACTCAAATCAGCCAGGTAGCCATGAATCTGATTACAAATGCATCGGAAGCCTTGGGTGATAAGGGCGGCGTTATCACAATAAGTACCGGCTGTAAGGAATATAATAGCGCTTATCTAAATAAAACGTTCTTAGGTAAAGAATTGCTTGAAGGTGCTTATGTTTTTCTTGAAGTATCTGATAACGGATGTGGAATAGACAAAGAGAAAATATCCAAAATATTCGATCCATTCTTTTCAACTAAATTCACCGGTCGAGGATTAGGATTAGCTGCTGTACTTGGAATTGTAAAAGGACATGGCGGAACGCTTGATATTAAAAGCGAGATTGGAAAAGGTACAACTTTTAGAGTGCTTTTCCCATGTTCAAATAGCCCTGTTAACAAAATAGTTGAGAAAAAACACAATTTTAAGGATTGGCAAATTGGGGGCAGTATCCTTGTAATCGATGATGAAGAGGATATTTGTTCTGTTGCCAAGGATATGTTGGAACTCATTGGTTTTAAGGTGATTACAGCAAATGATGGACAAAATGCTATTAAGATTTTCCGCCAAAATACTGAGGAAATTGTTTTGGTATTGCTTGATATGACAATGCCTTACATGAGCGGCGAGGAAGTATTCAATGAAATTCGCAAAATTAAAAGCAAGGCTCGAATTATTATCTCAAGCGGCTATAATGAATATAATATAAAAAAGCATTTTGCAGATATGGAATTAGATGGCTTCATAAAAAAACCCTACCAATTGGAAGCTTTAAAAGAAATAGTGTATGAAGTTTTAACACAAAAGAATGAATTGCAGGTTGAACACCCTGTTTACAACTAA